A window from Triticum aestivum cultivar Chinese Spring chromosome 6D, IWGSC CS RefSeq v2.1, whole genome shotgun sequence encodes these proteins:
- the LOC123145980 gene encoding protein transport protein sec31, with the protein MALRLINPSRKPLLHVPRPSSSSFSSSSSSNNNPPFPPPPPPPSDDPHPPPNHGEGPQRPAASSIFLDIRERLKSSPAPPPPRRIPANPLRPGAPPAAPSVGLDDIKRSLESFRAGSPRLSGPGVGGGGGGGASPSFQDLLKNSAAAPAGRPQGGGAPNAGGGKPFSLSFESIRESIRKIDPQQERQRQPPLRFLNNTPDNIFGREMRQRAGKPQPGEGKEDEDAGVFLAKEYTPEQLGQMLRELRPADAGKDGKEWFSLQELQGRIAKIAEQERGQADPRYGGEFGLLRQTLTSLHKDQKGQKKHVTSVQHMSLFANIGGKPLPEYMLSNLPPQEELLERYFHPDHMSGEEKMKLELQKVRDEFKMSENDCGSARVQIAQLTLKIKHLSSVLHKKDKHSRKGLQDMVQRRKKYLKYLRRTDWDSYCLVLSKLGLRDTPEYKAPDYKKTQPTKAQSKKSKSKRKRKMKA; encoded by the exons atggcgctCCGGCTGATCAACCCGAGCAGGAAGCCCCTCCTCCACGTgccccgcccctcctcctcctccttctcctcctcctcctcctccaacaacaacCCTCCcttccctcccccgccgccgccgccctccgacgACCCCCACCCGCCCCCGAACCACGGCGAGGGCCCCCAGAGGCCGGCGGCGTCCTCGATCTTCCTCGACATCCGCGAGCGCCTCAAGTCgtccccggcgccgcccccgccgcgccggATCCCGGCCAACCCGCTCCGCCCCGGCGCGCCGCCCGCGGCCCCCTCCGTCGGCCTCGACGACATCAAGCGCAGCCTCGAGTCCTTCCGCGCCGGCTCGCCCCGCTTATCCGGCcccggcgtcggcggcggtggcggcggaggcgccAGCCCGTCGTTCCAGGACTTGCTCAAGAacagcgccgccgccccggcggGTCGCCCCCAGGGAGGAGGAGCCCCCAACGCCGGCGGCGGCAAGCCGTTCAGCTTGAGCTTCGAGTCCATCCGCGAGAGCATCCGCAAGATCGACCCGCAGCAGGAGAGGCAGCGGCAGCCGCCTTTGCGGTTCCTGAACAACACCCCGGACAACATCTTCGGGAGGGAGATGCGGCAGAGGGCCGGGAAGCCGCAGCCTGGGGAGGGGAAGGAAGACGAGGACGCCGGCGTTTTTCTCGCGAAAGAATACACTCCCGAACAGCTTGGGCAGATGCTCAGGGAGCTCCGGCCGGCGGACGCAGGGAAGGACGGGAAGGAGTGGTTCTCTCTCCAGGAGCTGCAGGGGCGGATCGCCAAGATCGCGGAGCAGGAGAGGGGCCAGGCTGACCCGCGGTATGGCGGCGAGTTTGGTTTGCTCCGGCAGACCTTAACGAGCCTCCATAAAGATCAGAAAGGGCAGAAGAAGCATGTTACAAGTG TCCAGCATATGTCACTATTTGCAAACATCGGTGGAAAGCCGCTGCCGGAGTACATGCTGAGCAATCTTCCGCCGCAGGAGGAGTTGCTAGAGAGG TATTTCCATCCTGACCACATGTCAGgggaagagaagatgaaattggagctTCAGAAGGTGAGGGATGAGTTCAAGATGTCCGAGAATGACTGTGGTTCCGCACGAGTTCAAA TAGCCCAACTGACACTAAAAATCAAGCACTTGTCATCCGTTCTACACAAAAAG GATAAGCACTCTCGAAAGGGGCTCCAGGACATGGTCCAGAGGAGGAAGAAGTACCTCAAGTACCTGCGCAGGACCGACTGGGATTCGTACTGCCTCGTCCTGTCGAAGCTGGGGCTCCGCGACACGCCGGAGTACAAGGCGCCCGACTACAAGAAGACCCAGCCGACGAAGGCGCAGTCGaagaagagcaagagcaagaggaaGAGAAAGATGAAGGCGTAG